A stretch of the Malus sylvestris chromosome 10, drMalSylv7.2, whole genome shotgun sequence genome encodes the following:
- the LOC126587453 gene encoding protein GID8 homolog isoform X3, whose protein sequence is MSLFWIVVHQLAEIEAMAASKKVITREEWEKKLKDVKIKKEDMNKLVMNFLVTEGYVDAAEKFHIDLATITERMAVKKAVQCGNVEDAIEKVNDLNPEILDTNPQLFFHLQQQRLIELIRNGKVEEALEFAQEELAPRGEENQSFLEELERTVALLAFEDVNNCPVGELLDISQRLKTASEVNAAILTSQSHEKDPKLPSLLKMLLWAQNQLDEKAAYPRINDLSTAKLEDPTV, encoded by the exons ATGTCCCTGTTCTGGATTGTTGTTCATCAGCTTGCAGAGATCGAAGCAATG GCCGCGTCGAAGAAAGTCATAACGAGGGAAGAGTGGGAGAAGAAGCTCAAGGAtgtaaaaattaagaaagaagaCATGAATAAATTGGTGATGAACTTCCTTGTCACTGAGGGTTATGTGGATGCCGCTGAGAAATTCC ATATTGATCTTGCAACAATAACGGAACGCATGGCTGTCAAGAAGGCAGTACAATGCGGTAATGTGGAGGATGCGATTGAGAAAGTGAATGACTTAAACCCCGAG ATTCTGGATACAAATCCTCAATTATTTTTCCATCTCCAACAGCAAAGGTTGATAGAACTAATTCGGAATGGAAAAGTCGAAGAGGCTCTTGAGTTTGCTCAGGAAGAGCTAGCACCAAGGGGAGAAGAAAAT CAAAGCTTTTTAGAAGAGTTGGAGAGGACTGTTGCACTGCTAGCTTTTGAAGATGTGAACAACTGTCCCGTCGGAGAGCTTCTCGACATATCACAGCGCCTAAAGACAGCAAGTGAGGTGAATGCAGCCATCCTTACCAGCCAGAGTCATGAAAAAG ATCCGAAGCTTCCAAGCTTATTGAAGATGCTGTTATGGGCTCAGAACCAGCTTGATGAAAAAGCCGCTTATCCTCGGATAAACGATCTTTCCACTGCCAAGCTAGAAGACCCTACCGTCTAG
- the LOC126587453 gene encoding protein GID8 homolog isoform X2 yields the protein MSLFWIVVHQLAEIEAMAASKKVITREEWEKKLKDVKIKKEDMNKLVMNFLVTEGYVDAAEKFRKESGTEHIDLATITERMAVKKAVQCGNVEDAIEKVNDLNPEILDTNPQLFFHLQQQRLIELIRNGKVEEALEFAQEELAPRGEENQSFLEELERTVALLAFEDVNNCPVGELLDISQRLKTASEVNAAILTSQSHEKDPKLPSLLKMLLWAQNQLDEKAAYPRINDLSTAKLEDPTV from the exons ATGTCCCTGTTCTGGATTGTTGTTCATCAGCTTGCAGAGATCGAAGCAATG GCCGCGTCGAAGAAAGTCATAACGAGGGAAGAGTGGGAGAAGAAGCTCAAGGAtgtaaaaattaagaaagaagaCATGAATAAATTGGTGATGAACTTCCTTGTCACTGAGGGTTATGTGGATGCCGCTGAGAAATTCCGTAAGGAATCTGGAACCGAAC ATATTGATCTTGCAACAATAACGGAACGCATGGCTGTCAAGAAGGCAGTACAATGCGGTAATGTGGAGGATGCGATTGAGAAAGTGAATGACTTAAACCCCGAG ATTCTGGATACAAATCCTCAATTATTTTTCCATCTCCAACAGCAAAGGTTGATAGAACTAATTCGGAATGGAAAAGTCGAAGAGGCTCTTGAGTTTGCTCAGGAAGAGCTAGCACCAAGGGGAGAAGAAAAT CAAAGCTTTTTAGAAGAGTTGGAGAGGACTGTTGCACTGCTAGCTTTTGAAGATGTGAACAACTGTCCCGTCGGAGAGCTTCTCGACATATCACAGCGCCTAAAGACAGCAAGTGAGGTGAATGCAGCCATCCTTACCAGCCAGAGTCATGAAAAAG ATCCGAAGCTTCCAAGCTTATTGAAGATGCTGTTATGGGCTCAGAACCAGCTTGATGAAAAAGCCGCTTATCCTCGGATAAACGATCTTTCCACTGCCAAGCTAGAAGACCCTACCGTCTAG
- the LOC126584613 gene encoding uncharacterized protein LOC126584613: protein MRMLVVKEVSFQWPPIGAPLNMLREDHPSILPPPSPSFNSSVNAVSFGFVATAILISMFLVMAIFERFLRPTSPDLSPSGRRGGGDLEAQMGFNGKLSHPSPKMTVYASGVSVLMPGDDIPTFIAHPAPVPCPPERFFLPQQQHISLPNSPPPPPSRT from the exons ATGAGAATGCTTGTTGTGAAAGAAGTTAGCTTTCAATGGCCGCCAATAGGAGCTCCACTAAACATGCTGAGAGAGGACCATCCAAGcatccttcctcctccttcccctTCTTTCAACAGCTCTGTCAATGCGGTATCGTTTGGGTTCGTAGCCACTGCCATCCTCATCTCCATGTTCTTAGTCATGGCCATCTTCGAGAGGTTCCTCAGACCCACCTCTCCGGATTTGTCGCCGTCCGGCCGCCGTGGGGGTGGAGATCTTGAGGCCCAGATGGGTTTCAATGGAAAGCTCAGCCACCCTTCACCAAAA ATGACTGTGTATGCCAGTGGAGTTTCAGTGTTGATGCCTGGAGACGATATCCCCACCTTCATTGCACACCCAGCACCCGTGCCTTGCCCTCCAGAACGCTTTTTTTTACCTCAGCAGCAACACATTTCATTGCCGAACTccccacctccacctccatctCGAACATAA
- the LOC126587484 gene encoding uncharacterized protein LOC126587484 produces the protein MGSLASPPRPSTPPPSSPNPNSLSNFRVFATFCYREPAPNLNISNWIECYDPSTNMWTHASSIPGLTENHVLKGFAMVSLRDSVYIIGGRVCNKERAHTSDECSELVDMDIEVSSSVLRYNVGSNQWSTCAPLGIPRCDFACTVSDNKIYVAGGKATLDCARGIPFAEVYDPDHDEWTPLPNMSTLRYKCVGVTWMGKIYVVGGFAEKADSDVPAIMVRSSAEVYDPLVGKWGLIVGMWQLDVPPNQILAVDGRLFSSGDCYKQWKGHIESYDGKLNIWNEVEGSRLQSLTALGPHDQNWALCQRRYLTMATIGVDLYFLAGYGMESESSRTMSIVHKFDISATNDAWTSMEPMEEDGEKELCGHCCVVQLS, from the coding sequence ATGGGTTCCCTCGCATCTCCCCCAAGACCCTCAACTCCACCACCCTCTTCGCCAAACCCTAATTCTCTAtccaattttagggtttttgccACGTTTTGCTATAGAGAGCCCGCTCCAAACCTAAACATTTCTAATTGGATAGAATGCTACGATCCGTCGACCAACATGTGGACGCATGCCAGCTCCATCCCCGGCCTCACTGAGAATCATGTCCTCAAGGGTTTTGCCATGGTGTCTTTACGTGACTCGGTTTACATAATTGGTGGTAGGGTTTGTAACAAGGAGAGAGCTCACACGTCGGACGAGTGCAGCGAGCTAGTCGACATGGACATTGAAGTCTCCTCCTCGGTCTTGCGCTACAATGTCGGGTCAAACCAGTGGTCTACCTGCGCGCCACTTGGCATCCCCCGGTGCGACTTCGCATGCACGGTCTCAGATAACAAGATCTACGTGGCGGGGGGAAAGGCCACACTAGATTGCGCGAGGGGCATCCCGTTCGCCGAGGTGTACGATCCGGACCACGACGAGTGGACTCCGCTGCCGAACATGAGCACGTTGAGGTACAAGTGCGTTGGAGTGACGTGGATGGGCAAGATCTACGTGGTGGGGGGTTTCGCGGAGAAGGCTGACTCGGACGTGCCGGCCATTATGGTGCGCAGCTCCGCTGAGGTGTACGACCCACTAGTAGGGAAGTGGGGCCTTATCGTGGGGATGTGGCAGCTGGACGTGCCACCTAATCAAATCTTGGCCGTCGATGGACGGCTTTTCAGCTCGGGCGATTGCTACAAGCAATGGAAAGGCCACATAGAATCCTACGACGGCAAGCTCAACATATGGAATGAAGTTGAAGGGTCCCGACTACAAAGCCTCACTGCATTGGGGCCACACGATCAAAACTGGGCACTGTGCCAAAGGCGTTACCTAACAATGGCAACCATTGGAGTAGATTTATACTTCTTGGCAGGGTATGGGATGGAAAGCGAATCATCAAGAACAATGTCGATCGTCCATAAATTCGATATATCTGCAACCAACGATGCATGGACGAGCATGGAGCCGATGGAGGAAGATGGAGAGAAAGAGCTCTGTGGGCATTGCTGTGTTGTTCAACTCTCATGA
- the LOC126587453 gene encoding protein GID8 homolog isoform X1 encodes MSLFWIVVHQLAEIEAMAASKKVITREEWEKKLKDVKIKKEDMNKLVMNFLVTEGYVDAAEKFRKESGTEPDIDLATITERMAVKKAVQCGNVEDAIEKVNDLNPEILDTNPQLFFHLQQQRLIELIRNGKVEEALEFAQEELAPRGEENQSFLEELERTVALLAFEDVNNCPVGELLDISQRLKTASEVNAAILTSQSHEKDPKLPSLLKMLLWAQNQLDEKAAYPRINDLSTAKLEDPTV; translated from the exons ATGTCCCTGTTCTGGATTGTTGTTCATCAGCTTGCAGAGATCGAAGCAATG GCCGCGTCGAAGAAAGTCATAACGAGGGAAGAGTGGGAGAAGAAGCTCAAGGAtgtaaaaattaagaaagaagaCATGAATAAATTGGTGATGAACTTCCTTGTCACTGAGGGTTATGTGGATGCCGCTGAGAAATTCCGTAAGGAATCTGGAACCGAAC CAGATATTGATCTTGCAACAATAACGGAACGCATGGCTGTCAAGAAGGCAGTACAATGCGGTAATGTGGAGGATGCGATTGAGAAAGTGAATGACTTAAACCCCGAG ATTCTGGATACAAATCCTCAATTATTTTTCCATCTCCAACAGCAAAGGTTGATAGAACTAATTCGGAATGGAAAAGTCGAAGAGGCTCTTGAGTTTGCTCAGGAAGAGCTAGCACCAAGGGGAGAAGAAAAT CAAAGCTTTTTAGAAGAGTTGGAGAGGACTGTTGCACTGCTAGCTTTTGAAGATGTGAACAACTGTCCCGTCGGAGAGCTTCTCGACATATCACAGCGCCTAAAGACAGCAAGTGAGGTGAATGCAGCCATCCTTACCAGCCAGAGTCATGAAAAAG ATCCGAAGCTTCCAAGCTTATTGAAGATGCTGTTATGGGCTCAGAACCAGCTTGATGAAAAAGCCGCTTATCCTCGGATAAACGATCTTTCCACTGCCAAGCTAGAAGACCCTACCGTCTAG